In a single window of the Saccharothrix australiensis genome:
- a CDS encoding MaoC family dehydratase has protein sequence MTVSPTWLYAKAALTGLTRRGSSPADVRLPPEVKSTRALVDREHLAAYGRVCGFRVGDELPITYPHVLAFPAQLALLTGRGFPFPLPGLVHVANRVARTRPLLASEPLDLRVRLDDLRPHERGWQFDVVSTASVDGVEVWVDVSTYLRRERGAPGRGGGPVGGEGSGPGPERGGPPMPTAVWRVGGDVGRRYAAVSGDRNPIHLHAVPARVFGFRRAIAHGMWSKARCVAEFEGGLPDACAVDVRFKAPIPLPGQVDFSITRTGDGWRFSLWSRRPHLEGVVTG, from the coding sequence GTGACGGTGAGCCCGACCTGGCTGTACGCGAAGGCGGCGCTGACCGGGCTCACCCGGCGCGGGTCGTCGCCGGCGGACGTGCGGTTGCCGCCGGAGGTGAAGTCGACAAGGGCACTCGTCGATCGGGAGCACCTGGCGGCGTACGGCCGCGTGTGCGGGTTCCGGGTGGGTGACGAGCTGCCGATCACCTACCCGCACGTGCTGGCGTTCCCGGCGCAACTGGCGCTGTTGACCGGGCGCGGGTTCCCGTTCCCCCTGCCGGGGCTGGTGCACGTGGCGAACCGCGTCGCGCGGACCCGGCCGCTGCTCGCGTCCGAACCGCTCGACCTGCGGGTGCGCTTGGACGACCTGCGACCGCACGAGCGCGGGTGGCAGTTCGACGTGGTGTCCACGGCCTCCGTCGACGGCGTGGAGGTGTGGGTCGACGTGTCGACTTATCTGCGCCGGGAGCGCGGCGCTCCCGGCCGCGGTGGGGGTCCCGTCGGCGGTGAAGGGTCCGGTCCGGGCCCCGAACGGGGTGGACCGCCGATGCCCACGGCGGTGTGGCGGGTCGGCGGTGACGTCGGGCGGCGGTACGCGGCGGTCTCCGGTGACCGGAACCCGATCCACCTGCACGCCGTGCCGGCCAGGGTGTTCGGGTTCCGGAGGGCGATCGCGCACGGCATGTGGTCCAAGGCCCGGTGCGTCGCGGAGTTCGAGGGCGGGCTGCCGGACGCCTGCGCGGTGGACGTGCGCTTCAAGGCCCCGATCCCGCTGCCGGGGCAGGTCGACTTCTCGATCACCCGGACGGGTGACGGGTGGCGGTTCTCGCTGTGGTCGCGACGTCCTCACCTGGAGGGCGTCGTCACCGGTTAG
- a CDS encoding TetR/AcrR family transcriptional regulator yields the protein MHAEQPAVRTGRAKRLPRAVRERQIMDAAVEVFSRLGFHAASMDEISEVAGISKPMLYAYLGSKEELFATCIRREATRMMEAIAHGVEPDQPPDVQLWSGLRAFFGFVGENRASWQVLHRQASSQGGPFAEELADLRGRAIGLVAALLLHSSGFPDGPRDGGKEAESLAAALVGAGESLADWWLDNPEEPAGVVAARLMNLVWMGFGDLVAGNVWHPPSRRAPEVDTDIGGSTPPAG from the coding sequence ATGCACGCAGAGCAACCGGCGGTCCGGACCGGCCGAGCCAAGAGGCTGCCCCGCGCGGTGCGCGAGCGGCAGATCATGGACGCGGCGGTGGAGGTCTTCTCCCGCCTCGGTTTCCACGCCGCGTCGATGGACGAGATCTCCGAGGTCGCGGGCATCTCCAAACCCATGCTGTACGCGTACCTGGGCTCGAAGGAGGAGCTGTTCGCGACCTGCATCCGCCGCGAGGCCACGCGGATGATGGAGGCCATCGCGCACGGCGTCGAGCCCGACCAGCCGCCGGACGTGCAGCTGTGGAGCGGCCTGCGGGCGTTCTTCGGGTTCGTCGGCGAGAACCGGGCGAGCTGGCAGGTCCTGCACCGGCAGGCGTCGTCCCAGGGCGGTCCGTTCGCCGAGGAGCTGGCCGACCTGCGCGGCCGGGCGATCGGCCTCGTGGCGGCCCTGCTGCTGCACTCCTCGGGCTTCCCCGACGGGCCGCGCGACGGCGGCAAGGAGGCGGAGTCCCTGGCCGCCGCCCTGGTCGGCGCGGGCGAGTCGCTGGCGGACTGGTGGCTGGACAACCCCGAGGAACCCGCGGGCGTCGTCGCGGCCCGCCTGATGAACCTGGTCTGGATGGGCTTCGGCGACCTCGTGGCGGGCAACGTCTGGCACCCGCCGTCGCGGCGTGCGCCCGAGGTCGACACCGACATCGGCGGTTCGACGCCGCCGGCGGGCTAA
- a CDS encoding SCP2 sterol-binding domain-containing protein: MTIDLTAEAIARLSPGELLSALRRVAPGDPALEDLDIDVLARGIDPKELGRDEFADLLGALADLADGGAALDLSRMDAGNFARIVSRASKDQIDAVTGRAGLRERVLDEVFRRMEVHFRADRAGATRAVVRFRLTGGFGEGGHDVYEAVVEDAKCTITKGAAREPRATVTLGPVDFLKLATGNASAPVLFMTGKLKVKGDLGFAAGFMSLFDVPGA; encoded by the coding sequence ATGACCATCGACCTCACCGCCGAGGCCATCGCCCGGCTCAGCCCCGGCGAGCTGCTCTCGGCGCTCCGGCGGGTCGCTCCGGGCGATCCCGCGCTGGAGGACCTGGACATCGACGTCCTCGCGCGCGGCATCGACCCGAAGGAGCTGGGCCGGGACGAGTTCGCCGACCTGCTGGGCGCGCTCGCCGACCTGGCCGACGGCGGCGCGGCCCTCGACCTGTCCCGGATGGACGCGGGGAACTTCGCCCGCATCGTCTCGCGCGCGTCGAAGGACCAGATCGACGCCGTCACCGGTCGCGCCGGCCTGCGCGAGCGCGTCCTCGACGAGGTGTTCCGGCGCATGGAGGTCCACTTCCGCGCCGATCGCGCCGGCGCGACCCGCGCCGTCGTGCGCTTCCGGCTGACGGGCGGGTTCGGCGAGGGCGGCCACGACGTGTACGAGGCGGTCGTCGAGGACGCGAAGTGCACGATCACCAAGGGCGCCGCGCGCGAGCCGCGGGCCACCGTCACCCTGGGCCCGGTCGACTTCCTCAAGCTGGCCACCGGCAACGCGTCCGCTCCCGTGCTGTTCATGACCGGCAAGCTGAAGGTCAAGGGCGACCTGGGTTTCGCGGCCGGTTTCATGAGCCTGTTCGACGTGCCGGGGGCGTGA
- a CDS encoding acyl-CoA dehydrogenase family protein, which translates to MGGFSLELNEDQVALREWVHGFAKDVIRPAAAEWDEREETPWPVIREAAKIGLYGFEALATWFSDPIGLSLPIATEELFWGDAGIALALMGTGLAAAGIFASGEPEQLAEWVPECFGTEDDPKLAAFCASEPQAGSDVAGYRTRAVYDEATDEWVLNGQKAWATNGGIANVHVVTAVVDPALGSRGQAGFIVPPGTPGLSSPGKIRKHGMRASHTADVFLDDVRVPGRCLLGGREKLEARLARAREGLRAGGQAAMATFETTRPTVGAMAVGVARAAYEYALEYAGDREAFGRKIIEHQSIAFDLVNMRTEIDAARLLVWRAAWMGRNNVPFTAGEGSMSKLKAGEVSVWATERAIHILGGAGYTREHPVERMHRDAKIFTIFEGTSEIQRLVVARAISGLHIK; encoded by the coding sequence ATGGGCGGCTTTTCGCTGGAGCTGAACGAGGACCAGGTGGCCCTGCGGGAGTGGGTGCACGGGTTCGCGAAGGACGTCATCCGCCCCGCGGCGGCCGAGTGGGACGAGCGGGAGGAGACGCCGTGGCCGGTGATCCGCGAGGCCGCGAAGATCGGCCTGTACGGGTTCGAGGCGCTGGCGACGTGGTTCTCCGACCCGATCGGCCTGTCCCTGCCGATCGCGACCGAGGAGCTGTTCTGGGGTGACGCGGGCATCGCGCTGGCCCTGATGGGCACCGGCCTGGCGGCGGCGGGCATCTTCGCGTCCGGCGAGCCCGAGCAGCTTGCCGAGTGGGTGCCCGAGTGCTTCGGCACCGAGGACGACCCGAAGCTGGCGGCGTTCTGCGCGTCGGAGCCGCAGGCGGGGTCGGACGTGGCGGGCTACCGCACGCGCGCGGTCTACGACGAGGCGACCGACGAGTGGGTGCTCAACGGGCAGAAGGCGTGGGCCACCAACGGCGGCATCGCGAACGTCCACGTCGTGACCGCCGTCGTCGACCCGGCGCTCGGGTCGCGCGGGCAGGCGGGTTTCATCGTGCCGCCGGGCACGCCGGGCTTGTCGTCGCCGGGCAAGATCCGCAAGCACGGGATGCGGGCCTCCCACACGGCCGACGTGTTCCTCGACGACGTGCGCGTGCCGGGCCGCTGCCTGCTGGGCGGCAGGGAGAAGCTGGAGGCGCGCCTGGCCCGCGCCCGCGAGGGGCTCCGGGCGGGTGGGCAGGCGGCGATGGCGACGTTCGAGACGACCCGGCCGACCGTCGGGGCGATGGCGGTGGGCGTCGCGCGGGCGGCCTACGAGTACGCGCTGGAGTACGCGGGGGACCGCGAGGCGTTCGGGCGGAAGATCATCGAGCACCAGTCCATCGCGTTCGACCTGGTGAACATGAGGACCGAGATCGACGCGGCGCGCCTGCTGGTGTGGCGGGCGGCGTGGATGGGGCGCAACAACGTCCCGTTCACGGCGGGCGAGGGTTCGATGTCGAAGCTCAAGGCGGGCGAGGTCTCGGTGTGGGCGACGGAGCGGGCGATCCACATCCTGGGCGGTGCGGGGTACACCCGCGAGCACCCGGTGGAGCGGATGCACCGGGACGCGAAGATCTTCACCATCTTCGAGGGGACGTCGGAGATCCAGCGGTTGGTGGTGGCCAGGGCCATTTCCGGGCTCCACATCAAGTGA
- a CDS encoding HAD family hydrolase produces the protein MLGRAIGIVSNNSRSAIEAYVRLHELGEYVDFIAARDTADPSKLKPAPHLLDKAIKGVGVSLSRCTFVGDSTTDIQAAKRSSVKSVAFANKAAKLATLASKMPDAMVTSMDRFLPASRHLQ, from the coding sequence ATGCTTGGCCGCGCCATAGGAATTGTGAGCAACAACAGTCGTTCCGCAATCGAGGCATATGTCCGACTCCACGAACTCGGCGAGTACGTCGACTTTATCGCCGCACGCGACACCGCCGATCCATCAAAGCTGAAGCCCGCTCCACACCTACTCGACAAGGCGATCAAAGGTGTCGGGGTTAGTCTGTCGAGGTGCACATTCGTGGGTGACTCGACAACCGACATACAGGCCGCTAAACGATCGAGTGTGAAGTCGGTCGCGTTCGCGAATAAGGCAGCCAAACTGGCGACCCTTGCATCCAAGATGCCTGACGCGATGGTGACTTCTATGGATCGATTCCTTCCTGCGAGTCGCCATCTTCAGTGA
- a CDS encoding DUF4365 domain-containing protein, whose amino-acid sequence MLAAGDGNAVVATLHDSAAKARYGVAYVRSICSQAGIGFIETSPDEDVLAVDGEIQYLPASARVQVKCTSKFTIAGNSASWPCDVSWRQKWSAAQVPVYVVLVILEHDLNTEWIAHPAIGTDHRSAAFWVRVNTGIVTDRISIPKAQRFTAETLTEWHKDVVACFTPAEQGMTA is encoded by the coding sequence ATGTTAGCTGCGGGGGATGGCAACGCTGTCGTTGCGACGCTGCACGATAGTGCGGCGAAGGCTCGGTATGGTGTCGCATACGTCAGATCCATATGCAGCCAAGCTGGCATCGGTTTCATCGAGACCTCGCCCGACGAAGACGTACTGGCCGTCGATGGCGAGATACAATATCTTCCGGCCTCGGCACGCGTGCAGGTTAAATGCACCTCCAAGTTCACGATTGCGGGAAATTCTGCTAGTTGGCCCTGTGACGTCTCCTGGCGGCAGAAGTGGAGCGCGGCTCAGGTTCCAGTCTATGTAGTACTTGTGATACTCGAGCACGACTTGAACACGGAATGGATTGCCCATCCAGCGATTGGGACTGATCACCGGTCGGCTGCTTTCTGGGTCCGTGTTAACACTGGAATCGTAACTGACAGGATAAGCATTCCTAAGGCGCAAAGATTTACTGCAGAAACTCTGACTGAGTGGCATAAGGACGTTGTCGCATGCTTTACTCCTGCTGAGCAGGGAATGACGGCATGA